A genome region from Clupea harengus chromosome 7, Ch_v2.0.2, whole genome shotgun sequence includes the following:
- the LOC122133035 gene encoding coiled-coil domain-containing protein 74A: MSTSNLPPLRNLPNWSRVGTLDKTRYPRLFPRDCSTNAPHLDSTVKGRTFPRAMNSDLTRIASLEKDVIFLQQQHKETLEKLHNEIDALKRENRELQYQLIMETNQLSKESHTASSLQAGGSGSELEPSQCPDGSSLLLAPHGWDGASNIVDHSGAPSQEPEAVGGPLISLDPLRVHSHPSELPRAPTLQECELVIRQLCRANKLQAQELLQLRAVLKDIVLNKKKVSDEAYSQTKAFLSDCPREGYERLPKIAQRPATKIPPQAQASEGERLVLPSIRHSCNSLTERQKRAQAIHKTRLRKTVDS; encoded by the exons atgtcTACCAGCAATCTACCACCTCTGCGAAACCTCCCAAACTGGTCCCGCGTCGGTACCTTGGACAAGACCCGATACCCACGACTGTTTCCCAGAGACTGTTCCACCAATGCCCCCCATCTGGACAGTACCGTTAAAGGACGAACATTCCCCCGCGCCATGAACTCCGATCTGACTAGAATTGCCTCACTGGAGAAAGATGTAATTTtcttacaacaacaacacaaagagaCGCTGGAAAAACTACACAATGAGATCGATGCACTAAAACGCGAAAATAGGG AATTACAGTATCAATTGATCATGGAAACTAATCAGCTGTCCAAAG AGAGTCACACAGCTTCCTCTTTGCAAGCCGGCGGCAGTGGGAGTGAACTGGAGCCCTCCCAGTGTCCTGATGggtcctctctgctcctcgcACCCCATGG tTGGGACGGTGCTTCAAACATTGTGGATCACTCTGGCGCTCCGAGCCAGGAGCCAGAGGCCGTGGGAGGccccctcatctctctggaTCCTCTGCGGGTCCACAGCCACCCGTCGGAGTTGCCCCGCGCCCCCACCCTGCAGGAGTGTGAGCTCGTCATCCGGCAGCTCTGCCGCGCCAACAAACTGCAGGCGCAGGAG CTGTTGCAGTTGAGGGCCGTCCTGAAGGACATTGTCCTGAATAAGAAGAAAGTGTCTGACGAAGCCTATTCCCAAACTAAGGCCTTCCTCTCAGACTGCCCGAG GGAAGGATATGAGAGGTTACCAAAGATTGCTCAAAGACCTGCAACAAAAATACC gcctcaGGCCCAGGCCAGTGAAGGGGAGAGGCTGGTCCTGCCCTCCATCAGACACAGCTGCAACAGCCTgactgagagacagaagagagctCAAGCCATCCACAAGACCCGCCTCCGCAAGACTGTCGACTCATga
- the tmem127 gene encoding transmembrane protein 127 — protein MYAPPGPALPGNRRRRGGTALPKQPERSLASALPGALSITALCTALAEPAWLRVHGGTCPRQELGVADVLGYTDPKLLEDYCFNSQTILLLRVIAAFCFLGILCSLTAFLLDVFGPKHPALKITRRYAFAHILTVLQCATVIGFCYWASELILALQQQHKKYHGSLIYVTFAISFYLVAGAGGASILATAANLLRHYPSEEEEQALELLAQMEDGSDAFPADYDIANQFQPPPAYTP, from the exons ATGTACGCACCTCCGGGACCTGCTCTCCCCGGAAACCGGCGTCGGCGAGGCGGCACAGCGCTGCCCAAGCAGCCGGAGCGCAGTCTGGCCTCGGCGCTTCCCGGGGCTCTGTCCATTACAGCCCTGTGTACGGCCCTGGCCGAACCTGCATGGCTCCGGGTCCACGGAGGGACATGCCCCAGACAGGAGCTCGGAGTGGCAGACGTTCTGGGATACACTGACCCCAAGCTCCTGGA AGACTACTGCTTTAACTCCCAGACCATCTTACTGCTGCGGGTTATTGCGGCCTTCTGTTTCCTGGGGATCCTGTGCAGCCTGACTGCTTTCCTGTTGGATGTGTTTGGGCCCAAGCACCCGGCGCTCAAGATCACCCGCAGATACGCCTTCGCACACATCCTCACAG TCCTGCAGTGTGCCACGGTCATTGGCTTCTGCTACTGGGCGTCGGAGCTCATCCTggctctgcagcagcagcacaagaaGTACCACGGCTCGCTCATCTACGTCACCTTCGCCATCAGCTTCTACCTggtggcgggggcggggggcgcCTCCATCTTGGCCACGGCTGCCAACCTGCTGCGCCACTACcccagcgaggaggaggagcaggcccTTGAGCTGCTCGCTCAGATGGAGGATGGCAGCGACGCCTTCCCAGCAGACTACGACATCGCCAATCAGTTCCAGCCGCCCCCCGCCTACACGCCATAG
- the gatd3l gene encoding ES1 protein, mitochondrial: MLASRVLLTKKASTVLSRQPACLAHQGDWGNWGNTNVAVVYSGCGWWDGTDVHEAAYTMYHLSRNGAKFQIFAPNQQQMHVMDHMKKQPSSGENRNMMMESARFSHGQGMMQIQDLSRLDVSSFDAIIFPGGHGIVKNLSTFNKEGKDCKLHNDVERVLKEFHKNRKPIGLSSMAPLLACRVLPSLEVTMGYEKDESSRWGNWPNTNMVTAVKSMGARHNVREPYEAYVDEKNRVISTPSFMWETDYHYHYIFDGIGNMVKHVMRMSSK; encoded by the exons ATGCTGGCATCACGGGTTCTGCTGACCAAGAAGGCCTCCACTGTCCTCAGCCGACAGCCTGCGTGCCTGGCTCACCAAGGAGACTGGGGCAACTGGGGCAACACCAATGTGGCAGTG gtgtacTCAGGATGTGGCTGGTGGGACGGCACTGACGTGCATGAGGCTGCCTA CACCATGTACCACCTGAGCCGTAATGGAGCCAAATTCCAGATCTTCGCTCCAAACCAGCAGCAGATGCACGTGATGGACCACATGAAGAAGCAGCCCTCCTCTGGagagaacag gAACATGATGATGGAGTCTGCACGCTTCAGTCACGGCCAGGGTATGATGCAGATCCAGGACCTGTCAAGACTGGACGTCAGCAGCTTCGACGCCATCATCTTCCCTGGTGGACACGGCATCGTCAAGAACCT gtccaCCTTCAACAAAGAAGGCAAGGACTGCAAGCTGCACAACGATGTGGAGAGAGTCCTGAAGGAGTTCCATAAAAACCGCAAACCCATCGG CCTGTCCAGCATGGCGCCCCTGCTGGCGTGCCGCGTGCTGCCCAGCCTGGAGGTAACCATGGGCTACGAGAAGGACGAGAGCAGCCGCTGGGGCAACTGGCCAAACACCAACATGGTCACGGCCGTCAAAAGCATGGGAGCTCGCCACAACGTCCGCGAGCCATAC GAAGCCTATGTGGACGAGAAGAACCGTGTGATCAGCACTCCTTCCTTCATGTGGGAGACCGACTACCACTATCACTACATCTTCGACGGCATCGGCAACATGGTCAAGCACGTCATGCGCATGTCCAGCAAATAA
- the igsf9b gene encoding uncharacterized protein igsf9b: MPRETYLPAGREGVIMCPVQAEPPMQFVNWTKDGDTLNFDQFPGWIVNSEGSVFITTANDDAVGVYTCTAYNSYGTMGQSEPTQVILQDPPAFNVTPRAEYLQEVGRDLLIPCTVTGDPTPNITWAKVGPVPRSPFSVFSNGSLLLRPLSKDHQGAWECTASNRVATATVATVVLVLGTSPHAVSSVSVSPEMHQANVSWEPGFDGGYTQKFTVWVKPTARGKHEWQSLTVPTTKTNLLVTGLLAGTSYQFSVLPQNKLGSGPFSEIVTVRTTAPPTDPPTVVSTLAALAPPTSLSVNRTSEGILLQWVPPPGESLPITSFVLQARLEGGKWVTLNGTIDANSTNMLVLGLLKDSLYDLRMLTRRDQLVSEPSESVNFSTSGMDMYPSSNLLAFIPEPLLAGVIAGVCFLFATIVLSLVTICFMSHRRERKKRKRRNDIPSALRRTPSPELRSPNGSPDSVLKMKLCPPLSFFPSSSSSSDRSSFDKGSRSEYHDQRKQLLASSSPPPRYTFFESHMGGSPSPTSALESIARGPDGRFVVQGYAPGSTPAHIKRSLKKEFPQSPGRDSSRGGSLRDSPKPGLLHPDKQEKRGSPLALTVEAPPHLEKLTQSPGRVRIMARNFSRHGCFYSDDGQGCSEALLERASFHSDCSEKRARDSLKRFRVLGNPEDLFPGLGHRATGLERERLPHASYQPMDRDSQLSPNSTVLTRVEGESDLSRCLQLAREREEMERELEGYTSGCHGRERTREERRAKSVSPLRTCRSPAPMATRAPEQEEDPVWKPQDVSLRPRTQRPSSLAHRASDYRRACYFSNTSSPMGRVLPNSTSHISWDISPVSSPTSLVPPHSLSEGNALHALRPLSPLRVPPADDSAAVDGSRSPVTQCTSLSLLSPTSHGPVTSDLGLAGSLWLDRSAERHPAEVLLGRSPTVDQIRVEVRESESGPSGAPPFPVCNDPLQSVSASVRRIEAERAASPRPTLQDSSRPASPVPEVPGRDEERAGPSRTPSGCSTLPYEQQRPGTRGKAPARDGTTVEDLASSSALLDPEREAVRARSRKSERLQFDESPGRASPLTLLENECESDQSNFSRMSESLKARLVPPLPSRMSPVQTSAILEYLSMPGFIEMSVDEPVEESAAPSPTLWPSSDPEASSLLTGEPDVVPKNWDAHTQDGSPPSLTQQVGVVEENKTPVIPVGQPSASEAPSQRSSVSRDSRLQPPAPEAGVKSLSPDSSQPLLSVKSVSPARQAQRMGSDVAHTLVSTARERCRGRLGNPGAV, translated from the exons ATGCCTAGAGAGACCTACCTCCCCGCGGgcagggagggggtcatcatgtgCCCCGTGCAGGCTGAGCCACCCATGCAGTTCGTCAACTGGACCAAAGATGGGGACACCCTGAACTTTGaccag TTCCCAGGCTGGATAGTGAACTCTGAGGGCTCCGTGTTCATCACCACAGCCAATGATGACGCAGTGGGCGTGTACACCTGCACCGCATACAACAGCTACGGCACCATGGGCCAGTCCGAGCCCACACAGGTCATCctgcag gacCCCCCTGCGTTTAACGTGACCCCACGGGCCGAGTACCTGCAGGAGGTGGGAAGGGACCTGCTCATCCCCTGCACCGTCACCGGAGACCCCACCCCCAACATCACCTGGGCCAAG GTTGGCCCCGTTCCTCGTTCTCCGTTCTCCGTGTTCTCTAACGGTTCTCTGCTTCTCCGGCCGCTGAGCAAGGACCACCAGGGAGCGTGGGAGTGTACAGCCAGTAACCGCGTAGCAACCGCCACCGTGGCAACAGTCGTTCTAGTCCTAG GTACGAGTCCGCACGCCGTGTCCTCCGTGTCCGTGTCGCCTGAGATGCACCAGGCCAACGTGTCGTGGGAGCCCGGCTTCGACGGAGGATACACTCAGAAGTTCACCGTCTG GGTGAAGCCGACGGCCCGGGGCAAACACGAGTGGCAGTCTCTGACGGTGCCCACGACCAAAACCAACCTGCTGGTGACGGGGCTGCTGGCCGGAACCAGCTACCAGTTCAGCGTGCTGCCCCAGAACAAGCTGGGCTCAGGGCCCTTCAGCGAGATCGTCACCGTCAGAACCACAG CCCCACCCACAGACCCACCCACTGTGGTGTCCACGTTAGCAGCGCTAGCTCCTCCCACATCGCTGTCAGTCAATCGCACCTCAGAGGGCATTCTCCTGCAGTGGGTCCCGCCCCCCGGGGAATCTCTACCAATCACAAGCTTCGTCCTGCAGGCTCGGCTTGAGGGGGGGAAGTGGGTGACCCTGAATGGAACTATCGACGCCAACAGCACTAACATGCTAGTGCTGGGCCTGCTCAAG gaCTCCCTCTATGACCTGCGGATGCTGACGCGTAGAGACCAACTGGTCAGCGAACCGAGTGAATCAGTCAACTTCTCCACTTCAG GGATGGACATGTACCCCTCCTCCAACCTGCTGGCCTTCATCCCAGAGCCTCTCCTGGCGGGCGTGATCGCAGGAGTGTGCTTCCTTTTCGCCACCATCGTGCTGTCGCTGGTCACGATCTGCTTCATGagtcacaggagagagaggaagaagcgCAAGCGGAGAAACG ATATCCCCTCAGCCCTTCGGAGGACTCCGTCTCCAGA actTCGCTCGCCCAATGGCAGCCCTGACAGCGTGCTGAAGATGAAGCTGTGCCCCCCCCTGTCCTTCTTCcccagctcctcctcttcctcggacCGCTCCTCCTTCGACAAAGGCAGCCGCAGCGAGTACCACGACCAGCGCAAGCAGCTGCTGGCCAGCTCCTCACCGCCCCCGCGCTACACCTTCTTCGAGAGCCACATGGGGGGGTCGCCCTCCCCCACCTCCGCCCTGGAGTCCATCGCCCGAGGCCCCGACGGGCGCTTCGTTGTCCAGGGTTACGCCCCGGGCTCCACCCCCGCCCACATCAAGAGGAGCCTGAAGAAGGAGTTCCCACAATCCCCTGGGAGGGACAGCAGTCGGGGGGGTTCTCTTCGGGACTCCCCCAAACCCGGCCTCTTACACCCAGACAAGCAGGAGAAGAGGGGCTCTCCCCTCGCTCTGACTGTGGAGGCGCCCCCCCACCTGGAGAAGCTGACCCAGTCTCCGGGCCGAGTCAGAATCATGGCCCGCAACTTCTCCCGGCACGGCTGCTTCTACTCGGACGACGGGCAGGGCTGCTCGGAGGCTCTGCTGGAGCGGGCCAGCTTCCACTCCGACTGCAGTGAGAAACGGGCCCGAGACTCCCTGAAGCGGTTCCGTGTGCTGGGCAACCCCGAGGACCTCTTTCCCGGGTTGGGCCACCGGGCTACGGGCCTGGAGCGCGAGAGGCTCCCCCACGCCAGCTACCAGCCAATGGACCGGGACAGCCAGCTGAGCCCCAACAGCACGGTTCTGACCCGAGTGGAGGGCGAGAGCGACCTGAGCCGGTGCCTGCAGCTGGCGCGGGAGCgcgaggagatggagagggagctgGAGGGGTACACCTCTGGTTGCCATGGGCGCGAGCGAACCAGGGAGGAGCGGCGGGCCAAGTCCGTCAGCCCCCTCCGCACCTGCCGCAGCCCCGCGCCCATGGCAACCAGAGCGccggagcaggaggaggacccGGTGTGGAAACCCCAGGATGTGAGCCTGCGCCCGAGGACCCAGCGGCCCAGCAGCTTGGCACACAGGGCGTCGGACTACAGGAGGGCCTGCTACTTCAGCAACACCAGCAGCCCCATGGGCCGCGTGCTGCCCAACTCCACCTCCCACATCTCCTGGGACATCAGCCCCGTCAGTTCGCCCACTAGCCTGGTGCCCCCCCATAGTCTGTCAGAGGGGAACGCGCTGCACGCCTTgcgccccctctcccccctcaggGTGCCTCCTGCGGACGACTCCGCAGCTGTGGACGGCTCTCGCTCCCCCGTCACCCAGTGCACCTccctgtccctcctctctcctactTCACACGGCccggtgacctctgacctcggCCTGGCCGGGAGTCTGTGGCTTGACCGGTCTGCTGAGAGACACCCGGCGGAGGTGCTGTTGGGCCGGTCCCCTACAGTTGATCAGATCCGGGTTGAGGTGAGAGAATCTGAGTCGGGGCCCTCGGGGGCCCCACCTTTCCCTGTGTGCAACGACCCTCTCCAGTCGGTGTCTGCAAGCGTGCGGCGCATCGAGGCGGAGCGAGCTGCGAGTCCTCGGCCGACCCTGCAGGACTCCAGCAGACCGGCGTCCCCTGTGCCAGAGGTGCCAGGCAGGGACGAGGAGCGCGCCGGGCCCAGCCGCACCCCCTCGGGCTGCTCCACCCTCCCCTACGAGCAGCAGAGGCCGGGCACCCGGGGGAAGGCCCCCGCCCGGGACGGCACCACCGTGGAGGATCTGGCCAGCTCGTCAGCGCTGCTGGACCCGGAGAGGGAGGCGGTGCGGGCGCGGTCCAGGAAGAGCGAGCGGCTGCAGTTCGACGAGAGCCCGGGCCGCGCCTCGCCCCTGACCCTGCTGGAGAACGAGTGCGAGAGCGACCAGTCCAACTTCTCGCGCATGTCCGAGAGCTTGAAGGCCCGGCTGGTCCCCCCGCTGCCTTCCAGGATGTCCCCCGTGCAGACCAGCGCCATCCTGGAGTACCTGAGCATGCCGGGCTTCATCGAGATGAGTGTGGACGAGCCGGTGGAGGAGAGCGCCGCTCCCTCACCGACCCTCTGGCCCAGCTCCGACCCCGAggcctcctctctgctcacgGGAGAACCCGACGTCGTCCCCAAAAACTGggacgctcacacacaggacGGCTCCCCACCGAGCCTCACCCAGCAGGTAGGGGTGGtagaggaaaacaaaacacccGTAATTCCCGTGGGGCAGCCCAGCGCCTCGGAGGCACCATCACAAAGGAGCTCTGTCTCCAGGGACTCCCGACTCCAGCCGCCTgctcctgaggcaggtgtgAAGTCTCTGAGTCCAGACAGTAGCcagcctctgctctctgtgaagTCTGTGAGTCCAGCCCGTCAGGCTCAGCGGATGGGCTCCGATGTGGCTCACACCCTCGTCAGCACAGCCAGGGAGCGTTGCCGCGGTCGCCTCGGGAACCCCGGAGCGGTTTGA